One genomic window of Nocardioides daphniae includes the following:
- a CDS encoding MBL fold metallo-hydrolase produces the protein MTSYTGDVSPGGDPQTLTLSTLTVTKVAVDDKMSNNCYVLRCNETGEQLLVDAADAPEVLLPLIGDAGLAAVVTTHQHWDHHRALAAVVEATGAEVFAGAPDADAITEQTGVAVARRLEHGDVVRVGRVDLDVIAVAGHTPGSVCLVHHDPGGSPHVFTGDTLFPGGVGATFGNEEAFEQLIDQVEERIFGTLPDETRFHPGHGKDGVLGQEREHLPEWRARKW, from the coding sequence ATGACGTCCTACACCGGAGACGTCTCCCCCGGCGGAGACCCCCAGACCCTCACGCTGTCGACCTTGACCGTCACCAAGGTGGCGGTGGACGACAAGATGTCGAACAACTGCTACGTGCTGCGCTGCAACGAGACGGGCGAGCAGCTGCTCGTCGACGCCGCCGACGCGCCGGAGGTCCTGCTCCCCCTAATCGGGGACGCCGGCCTCGCTGCCGTCGTGACCACGCACCAGCACTGGGACCACCACCGCGCCCTCGCCGCCGTGGTCGAGGCGACCGGTGCCGAGGTCTTCGCGGGCGCCCCGGACGCCGACGCCATCACCGAGCAGACGGGGGTCGCCGTGGCGCGTCGCCTGGAGCACGGCGACGTGGTCCGGGTGGGACGTGTCGACCTGGACGTCATCGCCGTCGCCGGCCACACCCCGGGGTCGGTGTGCCTGGTGCACCACGACCCCGGGGGCTCCCCTCACGTCTTCACCGGGGACACCCTCTTCCCCGGTGGTGTGGGAGCCACCTTCGGCAACGAGGAGGCCTTCGAGCAGCTCATCGACCAGGTCGAGGAGCGCATCTTCGGCACGCTGCCCGACGAGACACGGTTCCACCCGGGGCACGGGAAGGACGGCGTGCTCGGGCAGGAGCGTGAGCACCTGCCCGAGTGGCGCGCCCGCAAGTGGTGA
- a CDS encoding Rieske (2Fe-2S) protein gives MSNNRPSSHLLSRRSVLASGATAAAVPMVAGCGEDEPVTAPEPPKADTELLKTSDVPVGGCAVVSALKLVVTQPSEGQFKAFSSLCTHQGCEVSSSSDGEIPCTCHGSRFSLTDGSVIKGPAEVPLEEVAVEVKDGVVTTTNA, from the coding sequence ATGAGCAACAACCGTCCCTCTTCCCACCTCCTGTCGCGTCGCAGCGTCCTGGCGTCGGGCGCCACGGCCGCGGCGGTCCCGATGGTCGCCGGTTGCGGCGAGGACGAGCCGGTGACGGCGCCCGAGCCGCCGAAGGCCGACACCGAGCTGCTGAAGACGTCCGACGTGCCCGTGGGCGGCTGCGCGGTCGTCTCGGCGCTGAAGCTGGTCGTCACCCAGCCCAGCGAGGGTCAGTTCAAGGCGTTCAGCTCACTGTGCACCCACCAGGGGTGCGAGGTCTCGTCGTCCAGCGACGGCGAGATCCCGTGCACCTGCCACGGCAGCCGCTTCTCGTTGACCGACGGATCGGTGATCAAGGGTCCGGCGGAGGTCCCGCTCGAGGAGGTCGCCGTCGAGGTCAAGGACGGTGTGGTCACCACCACGAACGCCTGA
- a CDS encoding Rieske (2Fe-2S) protein, with protein sequence MTQPPTRRRVLAAGAGVAMAPVVASCADPSADPQLHQQDPPRPGTDVAPTTDVPVGGCQVFARFGTVVSQPVEGEFKAFNAECSHKGCFVGSSDEGHIPCRCHGSKFDLATGARLAGPAKAPLDPVAIKVENGRIVTA encoded by the coding sequence GTGACCCAGCCCCCCACTCGTCGTCGTGTGCTCGCCGCAGGTGCCGGCGTCGCGATGGCCCCCGTCGTTGCCTCGTGTGCCGACCCGTCGGCCGACCCCCAGCTCCACCAGCAGGACCCGCCCCGGCCGGGCACCGACGTGGCCCCCACCACCGACGTCCCCGTCGGGGGCTGCCAGGTCTTCGCGCGCTTCGGCACGGTGGTCTCCCAGCCCGTCGAGGGTGAGTTCAAGGCGTTCAACGCCGAGTGCTCCCACAAGGGCTGCTTCGTCGGCTCGTCCGACGAGGGACACATCCCGTGCCGCTGCCACGGCAGCAAGTTCGACCTCGCCACCGGGGCCCGTCTCGCCGGCCCGGCCAAGGCTCCGCTCGACCCCGTGGCGATCAAGGTCGAGAACGGCCGGATCGTCACCGCGTGA
- the uvrC gene encoding excinuclease ABC subunit UvrC, which produces MPSPASYRPAPGSIPTQPGVYRFRDVHGRVIYVGKAKNLRSRLSSYFQDISGLHPRTASMVTTGASVEWTVVRTEVEALQLEYSWIKEFDPRFNVKYRDDKSYPWLAVTVGEEFPRVMVGRGAKKKGTRYFGPYGHAWAIRETVDQLLRVFPMRSCTKGVFNRSAQIGRPCLLGYIDKCAAPCVGKISAEDHRAIVNDLCDFMAGNTDAFVKRVEKEMYAASEAMEFEKAARLRDDLGALRRALEKQVVVLADGTDADVVALAEDPLEVAVQVFHVRGGRIRGQRGWVADRMDEGGTPELVEEFLLQLYADDPDAIPREVLVPELPADVATLEDLLSSLRGSKVRIRVPQRGDKKVLQETVARNAVQGLALHKTKRASDLTTRNRALEEIQEALDLGEVPLRIECFDVSNLQGTEVVASMVVFEDGLARKGEYRRFVIKDVEGQNDVASMHEVITRRFRRLLEERSKSAEVSTDAGPMLVDPDTGRPRKFAYTPALVVVDGGPPQVAAAADALEQLGLGDIPVCGLAKRLEEVWLPGDEDPVILPRTSEGLYLLQRIRDEAHRFAIAHHRGRRSRTMVESLLDDVPGLGEIRRKALLRHFGSLKKLRLAAVEEIAMVPGIGPQTAAAIKEALTQQDGARQTGPRINTATGEIEEH; this is translated from the coding sequence GTGCCGAGCCCCGCGTCGTACCGTCCCGCTCCCGGGTCGATCCCGACCCAGCCAGGGGTCTACCGCTTCCGTGACGTCCACGGACGGGTGATCTACGTCGGCAAGGCGAAGAACCTGCGTTCACGCCTGTCGTCGTACTTCCAGGACATCTCCGGGCTGCACCCTCGCACGGCGTCGATGGTGACCACCGGCGCCAGCGTCGAGTGGACCGTGGTCCGCACCGAGGTGGAGGCGCTCCAGCTCGAGTACTCCTGGATCAAGGAGTTCGACCCCCGCTTCAACGTCAAGTACCGCGACGACAAGTCCTACCCGTGGCTGGCCGTCACGGTCGGGGAGGAGTTCCCCCGCGTCATGGTCGGGCGCGGCGCGAAGAAGAAGGGCACCCGCTACTTCGGTCCCTACGGCCACGCGTGGGCGATCCGCGAGACCGTCGACCAGCTGCTGCGGGTCTTCCCGATGCGCTCCTGCACCAAGGGTGTCTTCAACCGTTCGGCCCAGATCGGTCGTCCGTGCCTGCTCGGCTACATCGACAAGTGCGCCGCGCCCTGCGTGGGCAAGATCAGCGCCGAGGACCACCGCGCCATCGTCAACGACCTCTGCGACTTCATGGCCGGCAACACCGACGCCTTCGTGAAGCGCGTCGAGAAGGAGATGTACGCCGCCTCCGAGGCCATGGAGTTCGAGAAGGCCGCCCGCCTGCGCGACGACCTCGGTGCCCTGCGCCGGGCCCTGGAGAAGCAGGTGGTCGTGCTGGCCGACGGCACCGACGCCGACGTGGTGGCGCTGGCGGAGGATCCGCTGGAGGTCGCGGTCCAGGTCTTCCACGTGCGCGGGGGTCGCATCCGAGGCCAGCGCGGCTGGGTGGCCGACCGCATGGACGAGGGCGGCACCCCCGAGCTCGTCGAGGAGTTCCTGCTCCAGCTGTACGCCGACGACCCCGACGCCATCCCGCGCGAGGTGCTGGTGCCCGAGCTGCCCGCCGACGTGGCGACGCTCGAGGACCTGCTCTCCTCGCTGCGCGGCTCCAAGGTCCGGATCCGGGTGCCGCAACGAGGCGACAAGAAGGTGCTGCAGGAGACGGTGGCCCGCAACGCCGTCCAGGGCCTGGCCCTGCACAAGACGAAGCGCGCCAGCGACCTGACGACGCGCAACCGCGCCCTGGAGGAGATCCAGGAGGCCCTCGACCTGGGCGAGGTGCCGCTGCGCATCGAGTGCTTCGACGTCTCCAACCTCCAGGGGACCGAGGTCGTCGCCTCCATGGTCGTCTTCGAGGACGGGCTGGCCCGCAAGGGCGAGTACCGCCGGTTCGTGATCAAGGACGTGGAGGGACAGAACGACGTCGCCTCGATGCACGAGGTCATCACCCGACGCTTCCGACGACTGCTCGAGGAGCGCTCGAAGTCGGCCGAGGTCTCCACGGACGCCGGCCCGATGCTGGTCGACCCGGACACCGGTCGACCGCGCAAGTTCGCCTACACCCCGGCCCTGGTGGTCGTCGACGGTGGCCCGCCCCAGGTCGCGGCGGCAGCCGACGCGCTGGAGCAGCTGGGCCTGGGCGACATCCCGGTCTGCGGCCTGGCCAAGCGGCTCGAGGAGGTGTGGCTCCCCGGCGACGAGGACCCGGTCATCCTGCCCCGCACCAGCGAGGGGCTCTACCTGCTCCAGCGGATCCGCGACGAGGCCCACCGCTTCGCGATCGCGCACCACCGGGGACGCCGCTCGCGCACGATGGTCGAGAGCCTGCTCGACGACGTACCGGGCCTGGGGGAGATCCGGCGCAAGGCCCTGCTCCGGCACTTCGGCTCGCTCAAGAAGCTGCGTCTCGCGGCCGTCGAGGAGATCGCGATGGTGCCCGGCATCGGCCCGCAGACGGCCGCCGCCATCAAGGAAGCACTCACGCAGCAGGACGGCGCACGACAGACTGGGCCGCGCATCAACACGGCCACCGGAGAGATCGAGGAGCACTGA
- a CDS encoding RapZ C-terminal domain-containing protein: protein MTVISFGFKYGIPVDADFVADMRFLPNPHWVPELRARTGQDVDVADYVKAQPGAGAFLEGYIPVLQLVARGYLEEGKRFMTVAVGCTGGKHRSVAMSEAIAQRLSEGGLDVRTTHRDLGRE from the coding sequence GTGACCGTGATCAGCTTCGGCTTCAAGTACGGCATCCCCGTGGACGCCGACTTCGTGGCGGACATGCGCTTCCTGCCCAACCCGCACTGGGTGCCCGAGCTGCGTGCCCGAACGGGCCAGGACGTCGACGTCGCCGACTACGTCAAGGCACAGCCGGGCGCCGGCGCGTTCCTCGAGGGGTACATCCCCGTGCTGCAGCTTGTGGCACGCGGCTACCTCGAGGAGGGCAAGCGCTTCATGACGGTGGCCGTCGGGTGCACCGGGGGCAAGCACCGCAGCGTGGCCATGTCCGAGGCCATCGCCCAGCGCCTCTCCGAGGGCGGGCTCGACGTCCGCACCACCCACCGCGACCTCGGACGGGAGTGA
- the whiA gene encoding DNA-binding protein WhiA: MAMTAQVKAELANTQITKTCCRKAEVATLLRFAGGLHIVSGRIVVEAEVDTGAAARRLRKDIAEIYGHQSEVAMVQGNGIRKGTRYIVRVVRDGEALARQTGLLDGRGRPVRGLPPAVVSGGGCDAVAAWRGAFLAHGSLTEPGRSSALEVTCPGPEAALALVGVARRLGIQSKAREVRGVDRVVIRDGDAIGALLTRLGAHETLLAWEERRMRREVRATANRLANFDDANLRRSARAAVAAGARVERALEILADEVPDHLKLAGALRLEHKQASLEELGQLHDPVLTKDAIAGRIRRLLAMADKRAEELGIPDTEASLTPDMLAEDG, encoded by the coding sequence ATGGCAATGACGGCACAGGTCAAGGCAGAGCTCGCCAACACCCAGATCACCAAGACCTGTTGCCGCAAGGCCGAGGTGGCCACGCTGCTGCGCTTCGCCGGCGGGCTCCACATCGTCTCCGGCCGCATCGTGGTGGAGGCCGAGGTCGACACCGGTGCCGCCGCCCGCCGCCTGCGGAAGGACATCGCCGAGATCTACGGCCACCAGTCCGAGGTGGCGATGGTGCAGGGCAACGGCATCCGCAAGGGCACCCGCTACATCGTCCGCGTCGTACGCGACGGTGAGGCACTGGCGCGCCAGACCGGCCTGCTCGACGGCCGCGGTCGTCCCGTACGCGGCCTGCCCCCGGCTGTCGTCTCCGGCGGCGGCTGCGACGCGGTCGCGGCCTGGCGTGGCGCGTTCCTCGCCCACGGCTCGCTCACCGAGCCCGGCCGGTCGTCCGCCCTCGAGGTCACCTGCCCCGGCCCGGAGGCAGCGCTGGCCCTGGTCGGCGTGGCCCGTCGTCTCGGCATCCAGTCCAAGGCACGTGAGGTGCGCGGCGTCGACCGCGTGGTGATCCGCGACGGCGACGCGATCGGCGCGCTGCTCACCCGGCTGGGGGCCCACGAGACCCTGCTGGCCTGGGAGGAGCGACGGATGCGCCGCGAGGTGCGCGCGACCGCCAACCGCCTGGCCAACTTCGACGACGCCAACCTGCGTCGCTCCGCCCGTGCCGCGGTGGCCGCAGGCGCGCGCGTCGAGCGGGCCCTGGAGATCCTCGCCGACGAGGTCCCCGACCACCTCAAACTGGCCGGCGCCCTGCGGCTCGAGCACAAGCAGGCCTCCCTGGAGGAGCTGGGCCAGCTCCACGACCCGGTCCTGACCAAGGACGCGATCGCCGGCCGCATCCGTCGTCTGCTCGCGATGGCCGACAAGCGTGCCGAGGAGCTCGGGATTCCCGACACCGAGGCGTCGCTCACGCCCGACATGTTGGCCGAGGACGGCTGA
- the gap gene encoding type I glyceraldehyde-3-phosphate dehydrogenase, producing MTVRVGINGFGRIGRNFFRAVQASGADIEIVGVNDLTDNKVLAHLLKYDSILGRLDADVSATDTHIIVGEQKIAAFAERNPADLTWGDLGVDVVVESTGFFTDATKAKAHIDAGAKKVIISAPASNEDITIVMGVNHELYEADKHHVISNASCTTNCLGPMAKALNDALGIEKGLMTTVHAYTADQNLQDNIHKDMRRARAAALNIVPTSTGAAKAIGLVLPELKGKLDGYALRVPTPTGSLTDLSFEASRETTVEEVNEIIKNAADGKILKYSTDPIVSSDIVTDSASCIFDAPLTKVIGNQVKVAGWYDNEWGYSNRLVDLIDYVGASL from the coding sequence GTGACTGTTCGTGTGGGAATCAACGGCTTCGGCCGTATCGGCCGTAACTTCTTCCGTGCCGTCCAGGCCTCGGGTGCCGACATCGAGATCGTTGGTGTCAACGACCTGACGGACAACAAGGTGCTCGCGCACCTTCTCAAGTACGACTCGATCCTCGGTCGCCTCGACGCCGACGTGTCGGCGACCGACACCCACATCATCGTGGGTGAGCAGAAGATCGCTGCCTTCGCCGAGCGCAACCCGGCCGACCTCACGTGGGGCGACCTGGGCGTCGACGTCGTCGTCGAGTCCACCGGCTTCTTCACCGACGCGACCAAGGCCAAGGCCCACATCGACGCCGGCGCCAAGAAGGTCATCATCTCCGCTCCCGCCTCCAACGAGGACATCACCATCGTGATGGGCGTGAACCACGAGCTGTACGAGGCCGACAAGCACCACGTCATCTCCAACGCCTCCTGCACCACCAACTGCCTCGGCCCGATGGCGAAGGCGCTCAACGACGCCCTCGGCATCGAGAAGGGTCTGATGACGACGGTGCACGCCTACACCGCCGACCAGAACCTCCAGGACAACATCCACAAGGACATGCGTCGCGCCCGCGCCGCCGCCCTGAACATCGTCCCGACATCCACCGGAGCCGCCAAGGCCATCGGCCTCGTGCTTCCGGAGCTCAAGGGCAAGCTCGACGGCTACGCCCTGCGCGTCCCGACCCCGACCGGCTCGCTCACCGACCTCTCCTTCGAGGCGTCGCGCGAGACCACCGTCGAGGAGGTCAACGAGATCATCAAGAACGCGGCCGACGGCAAGATCCTCAAGTACTCGACGGACCCGATCGTCTCCTCGGACATCGTCACGGACTCGGCGTCCTGCATCTTCGACGCTCCGCTGACCAAGGTCATCGGCAACCAGGTGAAGGTGGCCGGCTGGTACGACAACGAGTGGGGCTACTCCAACCGCCTGGTCGACCTGATCGACTACGTCGGCGCCTCGCTCTGA